GTTTACAGCATGCACCGTTATGCAGAGGTGAGCTTACTCAGGCTTGATGACAACCTGCTCCGTACCCGGCACAGGAGTATTGTTGGCGGCTCCTTTAGCAATCAGTGCTTCTGCACCGCCGTGTTTCTCAATTAGCGCCGCCTGATCGGCCAAGGCTTCAGCATTAATCGCTTCCGGGTCAAGCATATCGGTCAAGCATTCTCGCATCGCCGCAAGGGCATCGGCGTAGTTCGGATCACCCGCCACGTTGTCCATTTCTTCGGGGTCAATTTCCATATCGTAGAGTTCAGGGTCATATCCGCCCGCATAGTGAATATATTTATAGCGCCCGCCCCGGATCATATAGGCACCAGAGATCGCGCCCGCGGCATGGTATTCAGCGAAGACGACCCGTTCCGCATCATCGCCTGCATCAGCGATTTGAAGCAGCGATTCGCCCGGTAGCGTTTCATCCCCCTCTCCCATTGGGGCACCCGCACCTTCCAAGATCGTTGGGAAAAAATCGACCAATGATACAGGAGTCTCGGACATTTGCCCCTCTGGAATATCGGGGCCTGCCATGATCAGCGGCACACCCGTTGATTCTTCGTGCATGGTCGATTTCCCCCACAGCCTCCGTGCACCAATATTGTCGCCGTGATCGCTGGTGTAAATGATCCGCGTGTCTTCGGTTAGTCCCGCATCGTCTAGCGCCGTGATGACCTTGCCCATATTCGCGTCCATGAAAGTGCAAAGCCCGAGATAAGACGCCAAGGTAATCTGGCGGTGCTCATCGTCGCGGAAGAATTGTTCGTAGATAAAGCTCTTATTAAACGCCTGCCACCAGGGATGGTTCTCGAAGAGGTCTTCGTCCGCCGGCTTGAACGGCGGCAACTCATCCAAGGGATACATGTCGTAGTATTCTTGCGGTGCGATGATGGGAAAATGCGGCCCGATCAGCGACACGAAGCACACCCAAGGTTTTTCCGACGTACTTTCGCCCTTCCCCTTTAGCCAAT
The Rhodospirillaceae bacterium genome window above contains:
- a CDS encoding sulfatase-like hydrolase/transferase, coding for MRPTNMLILMADQHNPKMLGCRGHDWVKTPNLDALAGRGIQFDYAYTNSALCVPARAGFATGRYPHDTKCWDNAIAYDGRQPSWGHRLQANGNEVVSIGKLHYTNEDDDTGFDEQILPMHINGGVGDLHGSIRPDLPVRVQGRQYVEEVGPGHTKYQDYDADITSAACDWLKGKGESTSEKPWVCFVSLIGPHFPIIAPQEYYDMYPLDELPPFKPADEDLFENHPWWQAFNKSFIYEQFFRDDEHRQITLASYLGLCTFMDANMGKVITALDDAGLTEDTRIIYTSDHGDNIGARRLWGKSTMHEESTGVPLIMAGPDIPEGQMSETPVSLVDFFPTILEGAGAPMGEGDETLPGESLLQIADAGDDAERVVFAEYHAAGAISGAYMIRGGRYKYIHYAGGYDPELYDMEIDPEEMDNVAGDPNYADALAAMRECLTDMLDPEAINAEALADQAALIEKHGGAEALIAKGAANNTPVPGTEQVVIKPE